The Pseudalkalibacillus hwajinpoensis DNA window AGCAGTTTACACCGAATGATGAGAATGTAAAAGCTTATCATAAGCTATTTTCGTTATACCAGTCCGTATATGGACAAACAAAAGAGTTAAATCAAAAGTTAAACGAATACCGAATCTAAAAAACATAACCAAACAGCGAGTGCTTCGGCACTCGCTGTTTGTATGCTGATTTGATTCAGATCCACCTTATACCGTGGATCTCCCCTCAATAACTTCTAAAATATCTTAAGCGAATAGTCACATTTTAATTGGACCCCTTCGTTTCAGCGCTTTTCATGATAATATAATAGAAAAGATTCTTAAGGAGGTAGGTCGTTGGAGAACGTTTACATTGGTGTTGATCTTGGAGGCACGAATCTTCGTGTCGGACTTGTCGATCAGAACGGCCAGATGCTTCAGTATAAGCAAATTCCTACAGAAGCAGAGGCGGGTTACGAAACAATAATTGAGCGAATGATCGCATTAATTAAGGATGTAAAGAAGGCATACTCAGCTAAATCGATTGGGATTGGCTGTCCCGGTCCTCTCAATCCGTTTGATGGCATTGTTGTATCACCGCCGAATCTACCAGGCTGGAAGGACATACCGATTACAAAGCTTGTTGAAAAGGAAATTGGAATTCCGGTTTATCTTGTGAATGATGCAAATGCTGCTGCGCTTGGTGAAGCCATGTTTGGCGGTGGCCACGGTAAAGACAGCTCCTTTTACATAACTGTTAGTACAGGAATTGGCGGTGGATACGTGCAAAATAATCGCCTGATTCAGGGTGAACACGGATATAGTGCTGAGATTGGCAATATGATCATTAAACCTGGTGGTCCGAAACATGCCAATATGAATGCTGGTTCTCTTGAAGCACTGGCTTCAGGTACTTCAATTGCACGGGAAGGAAGAGAACGACTCGGTATAAGTGGTGGTACTGAAGAGGTGTTCCGGTATGCTGAAGAAGGAGACCAAATGGCCATTGCTATTATAGATGAAGCAGTCGATGCCCTGGCAATTGGCATTGCAAATCTTGTTCATTCTGTCGATCCAGATGTTTTTATACTTGGCGGAGGTGTCATGAAGGCAAAAGAAATGATTCTTCCACTCCTTCGTGAAAAAGTTGATGGCTATGTCTATGAAGGTCTTCGTGGAAAAATAACCATTGAATCGGCTAAGCTTCATGATAAGGCAGGTATCGTTGGCGCT harbors:
- a CDS encoding ROK family protein, which produces MENVYIGVDLGGTNLRVGLVDQNGQMLQYKQIPTEAEAGYETIIERMIALIKDVKKAYSAKSIGIGCPGPLNPFDGIVVSPPNLPGWKDIPITKLVEKEIGIPVYLVNDANAAALGEAMFGGGHGKDSSFYITVSTGIGGGYVQNNRLIQGEHGYSAEIGNMIIKPGGPKHANMNAGSLEALASGTSIAREGRERLGISGGTEEVFRYAEEGDQMAIAIIDEAVDALAIGIANLVHSVDPDVFILGGGVMKAKEMILPLLREKVDGYVYEGLRGKITIESAKLHDKAGIVGAAMHGRQKAENNRKEE